CCCAGGTCGTGTTCGACCCGGATCGCGCCGAAACCTTCGCCGCCGCCGACCGCGTGCGCAGCGAATACGTCGTGCAGATCACCGGCAAGGTACGCAAGCGCCCGGATGGCGCAGTGAACGCCAACATGGCCTCCGGCGCCATCGAGATCCTCGGTTACCAGCTGACCGTGCTCAACGAAGCGGAGACCCCGCCGTTCCCGCTGAACGAATACTCCGACGTGGGCGAAGAAACCCGCCTGCGCTACCGCTTCATCGACCTGCGTCGCCCGGAAATGGCCGACAAGCTGCGCCTGCGTTCGCGCATCACCAGCAGCATCCGTCGCTTCCTCGACGAGAACGGCTTCCTCGACGTCGAGACGCCGATCCTCACCCGTGCCACTCCTGAAGGCGCGCGTGACTACCTGGTGCCGAGCCGCACCCACGCCGGCAGCTTCTTCGCCCTGCCGCAGTCGCCGCAGCTGTTCAAGCAACTGCTGATGGTCGCCGGCTTCGACCGCTACTACCAGATCGCCAAGTGCTTCCGCGACGAAGACCTGCGTGCCGACCGCCAGCCGGAATTCACCCAGATCGACATCGAGACCAGCTTCCTCGACGAGTCCGAGATCATGGGCCTCACCGAGAGCATGATCCGCAAACTGTTCAAGGAAGTGCTGGACCTGGAGTTCGGTGAGTTCCCGCACATGACCTTCGAAGAATCCATGCGCCGCTACGGTTCCGACAAGCCGGACCTGCGTATTCCGCTGGAACTGGTCGACGTCGCCGACCAACTGAAGGATGTCGACTTCAAGGTCTTCGCCGGCCCCGCCAACGATCCGAAGTGCCGCGTCACCGCCCTGCGCCTGCCGGGCGGCGCCAGCATGCCGCGCAGCAAGATCGACGAGTACACCAAGTTCGTCGGCATCTACGGTGCCAAGGGCCTGGCCTACATCAAGGTCAACGAGCGTGCCAAGGGTGTCGAGGGGTTGCAGTCGCCGATCGTCAAGAACATTCCCGAGGCCAACCTCAACAACATCCTCGATCGCGTAGGCGCCGTGGATGGCGACATCGTGTTCTTCGGTGCCGACAAGTTCAAGATCGTCAGCGAAGCCTTGGGCGCGCTGCGTATTCGCCTGGGCCACGACTTCGAGCTGCTGACCTGCCAGTGGGCGCCGATGTGGGTCGTCGACTTCCCGATGTTCGAAGAGAACGAAGACGGCAGCTTCACCGCGCTGCACCACCCGTTCACCGCGCCGAAGTGCTCTCCCGAGGAGCTGGAGGCCAACCCGGCCACCGCGTTGTCGCGTGCCTACGATATGGTGCTCAACGGCACCGAGCTGGGTGGTGGTTCGATCCGTATCCACCGCAAAGAGATGCAACAGGCGGTCTTCCGTCTGCTGGGCATCGAGGCGGCGGAACAGGAAGAGAAATTCGGCTTCCTGCTCGACGCCCTGAAGTTCGGTGCGCCGCCTCACGGTGGCCTGGCCTTCGGTCTGGACCGCCTGGTCATGCTGATGACTGGCGCCCAGTCGATCCGTGAAGTGATCGCCTTCCCGAAAACCCAGAGCGCCGCGTGCGTCATGACCCAGGCCCCGGGCCTGGTCGACGCCAAGGCCCTGCGCGAGCTGCACATCCGTCTGCGCGAGCAGACCAAGGTCGAGTAACCTCGACCACGGGCGCACTTGTTGCGCCCATGTATTCACGCGTTCCGCCCTTCGGGGCGGAACCTGTTTCTGTTTCAAGGATTTGGAGTCGTTATGGCCGGTCATTCCAAGTGGGCGAACATCAAGCACCGCAAAGAACGCCAGGATGCCAAGAGAGGCAAGATCTTCACCAAATGGATCCGCGAACTGACCGTCGCTGCCAAGCAAGGTGGTGGTGATCCGGCGTCCAACCCGCGCCTGCGCCTGGCGCTGGACAGGGCCCTGGGTGCCAACATGAGCCGCGACATCATCGACCGCGCCGTGGCCCGCGGTGCCGGCACCAACGAAAGCGACAACGTCGAAGAGCTCAGCTACGAGGGTTACGGCCCGGGCGGCGTGGCGATCATGGTCGAAGCCATGACCGACAACCGCAACCGAACTGCCGCGGCCGTGCGGCATGCCTTCACCAAGTGCGGCGGCAACCTCGGTACCGACGGTTCGGTGGCCTACCTGTTCGAGCGCAAGGGGCAGATCAGCTTCGCTGCCGAGCTGAAGGTGGACGAGGATGCGCTGATGGAAGCCGCGATGGAGGCCGATGCCGACGATGTGGTGGTCAACGACGACGGCTCCTTTGACGTGTTCACCTCGTTCAACAGCTTCTATGCCGTGCGCAACGCCCTGGAAGAGGCCGGCTTCAAGGCGTCCGACGCCGAGATCGTGATGCAGCCGACCACCAGCGCCGAGCTGGACCAGGACGGCGCGGAGAAGGTGCTCAAGCTGATCGACATGCTCGAGGATCTGGATGACGTGCAGAACGTCTACTCCAACGCACAGATCTCTGATGAGATCATGGAAACGCTGGGCTGATCGTTTCGTCTATCGGCTGTAGCGCGGGGCAAGCCCGCTCCCACAAGGCCTGCGCCAGATTGCGGTGTAGTCTTTGTGGGAGCGGGCTTGTCCCGCGATAAGGCCGGAAAATTCGCACACCTTTATAGGCGCTATGACTCTCATTCTTGGTATCGACCCCGGCTCGCGCATCACCGGTTTTGGCGTGGTCCGCCAGACTGCCCGTGGCTGCGAGTACGTGGCGTCGGGCTGTATACGCACTGGCGGCGGTGAGCTGCATGAGCGTCTGCAGATCGTCTTTCGCGGTGTCAGCGAGATCATCCGCCAGCATGAGCCGGTGACCATGGGCATCGAGCGGGTGTTCATGGCGCGCAACGCCGATTCGGCGCTCAAGCTTGGCCAGGCCCGGGGGGCGGCCATCGTCGCCGCGGCCGAGGCGGGCCTTGAGATCGCCGAATACACCGCCAGCCAGGTCAAACAGGCCGTGGCCGGCACCGGCGGCGCCAACAAGGAGCAGGTGATGATGATGGTCATGCACCTGCTCAAGCTGACCCAAAAACCGCAGATCGACGCCTCCGACGCCCTGGCCATCGCCTTGTGCCATGCCCATACCCGCTCCAGTCTCATCCCCCACGGGTTGGCGACGGCGCGGCGTCGTGGTGGACGCTTGCGTCTGTAACCGCTTCATGCGGTGATACACATTTTGTCCGGGTGGCGCACTCACCCGGCGGTTTTGCTGATAGGGTGGACCGGTTTTCGGCCGGCGCCCGAGAGGAAGGATCGGAACGTGATTGGACGTTTGCGTGGCACCCTGGCGGAAAAACAGCCGCCGCACTTGATTATCGACGTCAACGGCCTGGGCTATGAGCTCGAAGTGCCGATGACCACGCTGTACCGCCTGCCCAAGCTGGGCGAGACCGTGACCTTGCACACCCATCTGGTGGTGCGTGAAGACGCCCACCTGCTGTACGGCTTCTTCGAAAAACGTGAGCGCGAGCTGTTCCGTGAGCTGATCCGCCTCAATGGCGTTGGCCCGAAACTGGC
This sequence is a window from Pseudomonas maumuensis. Protein-coding genes within it:
- the ruvC gene encoding crossover junction endodeoxyribonuclease RuvC, with amino-acid sequence MTLILGIDPGSRITGFGVVRQTARGCEYVASGCIRTGGGELHERLQIVFRGVSEIIRQHEPVTMGIERVFMARNADSALKLGQARGAAIVAAAEAGLEIAEYTASQVKQAVAGTGGANKEQVMMMVMHLLKLTQKPQIDASDALAIALCHAHTRSSLIPHGLATARRRGGRLRL
- a CDS encoding YebC/PmpR family DNA-binding transcriptional regulator, which encodes MAGHSKWANIKHRKERQDAKRGKIFTKWIRELTVAAKQGGGDPASNPRLRLALDRALGANMSRDIIDRAVARGAGTNESDNVEELSYEGYGPGGVAIMVEAMTDNRNRTAAAVRHAFTKCGGNLGTDGSVAYLFERKGQISFAAELKVDEDALMEAAMEADADDVVVNDDGSFDVFTSFNSFYAVRNALEEAGFKASDAEIVMQPTTSAELDQDGAEKVLKLIDMLEDLDDVQNVYSNAQISDEIMETLG
- the aspS gene encoding aspartate--tRNA ligase — protein: MMRSHYCGQLNESLDGQEVTLCGWVHRRRDHGGVIFLDIRDREGMAQVVFDPDRAETFAAADRVRSEYVVQITGKVRKRPDGAVNANMASGAIEILGYQLTVLNEAETPPFPLNEYSDVGEETRLRYRFIDLRRPEMADKLRLRSRITSSIRRFLDENGFLDVETPILTRATPEGARDYLVPSRTHAGSFFALPQSPQLFKQLLMVAGFDRYYQIAKCFRDEDLRADRQPEFTQIDIETSFLDESEIMGLTESMIRKLFKEVLDLEFGEFPHMTFEESMRRYGSDKPDLRIPLELVDVADQLKDVDFKVFAGPANDPKCRVTALRLPGGASMPRSKIDEYTKFVGIYGAKGLAYIKVNERAKGVEGLQSPIVKNIPEANLNNILDRVGAVDGDIVFFGADKFKIVSEALGALRIRLGHDFELLTCQWAPMWVVDFPMFEENEDGSFTALHHPFTAPKCSPEELEANPATALSRAYDMVLNGTELGGGSIRIHRKEMQQAVFRLLGIEAAEQEEKFGFLLDALKFGAPPHGGLAFGLDRLVMLMTGAQSIREVIAFPKTQSAACVMTQAPGLVDAKALRELHIRLREQTKVE